A region from the Marinobacter bohaiensis genome encodes:
- a CDS encoding YggT family protein, whose translation MLAQIVITTLQILSTFYLTIVLLRFLLQLARADFYNPISQFVVKATNPPLRPLRRIIPGWGGVDGAALVLAVLIQMLTFFLILIALSGGVPSFNPVTLLAWSAVTVLGLIVKIYFWSVLAIVIISWIAPGSPHPAIQLIGQLTEPVMRPVRNVMPAVGGLDLSPIVVFLLLNVVSIVIEYMARGVGLGNIGVAL comes from the coding sequence ATGCTGGCGCAGATCGTAATTACGACGTTACAGATCCTTTCGACTTTCTATCTCACCATCGTGTTGCTGCGCTTCCTGCTGCAACTGGCCCGGGCCGACTTCTACAACCCGATCAGCCAGTTCGTGGTCAAGGCCACCAACCCGCCACTGCGACCGCTGCGCCGGATCATTCCGGGCTGGGGTGGCGTGGACGGCGCCGCCCTGGTGTTGGCCGTCCTGATCCAGATGCTCACGTTCTTCCTGATCCTGATCGCCCTGAGCGGCGGCGTCCCCTCCTTCAACCCGGTGACGCTGCTGGCGTGGTCGGCGGTGACCGTGCTGGGACTGATCGTCAAGATCTACTTCTGGTCGGTGCTGGCCATCGTCATCATCAGCTGGATTGCCCCCGGCAGCCCGCATCCGGCCATCCAGTTGATCGGCCAGCTCACTGAGCCGGTGATGCGCCCGGTGCGTAACGTCATGCCGGCTGTCGGCGGCCTGGACCTGTCACCGATCGTGGTATTCCTGCTGCTCAACGTGGTCTCGATCGTGATCGAATACATGGCCCGCGGCGTTGGCCTGGGGAACATCGGCGTCGCCCTCTGA
- the proC gene encoding pyrroline-5-carboxylate reductase, whose protein sequence is MSKTQTIAFIGAGNMASAIIGGMIENGYSADNIWVSAPEDSHLQGLRTRFGVSVTTDNRHCAQQADIIVLAVKPQVMRSVCQDIAPVVQNTRPLMVSIAAGLECATLDSWLGGGLPLVRVMPNTPSLVGKGAAGLFATDDVKDKQRDAVTAIFGGIGEAVWVEEESLLHAVTALSGSGPAYCFLFLEALEEAAIANGLEAATARKLAIQTMAGAAEMAAQGSDEPAQLKRNVMSPGGTTERAIQTFEDGDLRALVQKASQAAFKRSEELAVELSKDDG, encoded by the coding sequence GTGAGCAAGACCCAGACGATCGCATTCATCGGGGCCGGTAACATGGCCAGCGCCATCATCGGCGGCATGATCGAGAACGGCTACAGTGCTGACAACATCTGGGTCAGTGCGCCGGAAGACAGCCACCTGCAGGGCCTGCGCACCCGCTTCGGGGTGAGCGTCACCACCGACAACCGGCACTGCGCCCAGCAGGCGGACATCATCGTGCTCGCCGTCAAACCTCAGGTCATGCGCAGCGTCTGCCAGGACATCGCGCCGGTGGTGCAGAACACCCGCCCGCTGATGGTCTCCATCGCCGCGGGGCTGGAATGCGCCACCCTCGACAGCTGGCTCGGCGGAGGCCTGCCGCTGGTGCGGGTCATGCCCAACACCCCGTCACTGGTGGGCAAGGGCGCCGCCGGCCTGTTCGCCACTGACGACGTCAAGGACAAACAGCGTGATGCGGTAACCGCCATCTTCGGCGGCATCGGCGAAGCGGTCTGGGTCGAGGAAGAATCCCTCCTGCATGCCGTCACCGCCCTGTCCGGCAGCGGCCCGGCCTACTGCTTCCTGTTCCTGGAAGCCTTGGAAGAAGCGGCCATCGCCAACGGCCTGGAAGCGGCCACCGCCCGCAAACTGGCCATCCAGACCATGGCCGGCGCCGCCGAGATGGCCGCGCAAGGCAGCGACGAGCCGGCCCAGCTCAAGCGCAACGTCATGTCCCCCGGCGGCACCACCGAACGCGCCATCCAGACCTTCGAGGACGGCGACCTGCGGGCCCTGGTGCAGAAAGCCAGTCAGGCCGCGTTCAAACGCTCGGAGGAGCTGGCGGTCGAACTCAGCAAAGATGACGGCTGA
- a CDS encoding YggS family pyridoxal phosphate-dependent enzyme has translation MASIADNLGSVTRRIQKATMAAGRPESGVTLLAVSKTRPPEDLRSAYAAGQRCFGENYLQEALEKVAALADLDNIEWHFIGPIQSNKTRDIAGHFHWVHSVDRLKIARRLSEQRPADKPPLDICLQVNIDDEASKSGVALADIDALAADVLALPNLRLRGLMAIPDPDQPDADLRASFRALADKLAGLRQAHPDAAGLDTLSMGMSGDLEAAIAEGATLVRVGTALFGARAA, from the coding sequence ATGGCCAGCATAGCAGACAACCTCGGGAGCGTAACCCGACGCATACAAAAAGCAACAATGGCCGCAGGCCGGCCGGAGAGCGGCGTCACGCTGCTCGCCGTCAGCAAGACGCGCCCGCCTGAAGACCTGCGTTCCGCCTATGCGGCGGGACAACGTTGCTTCGGCGAAAACTACCTTCAGGAAGCCCTGGAGAAGGTCGCGGCACTGGCCGACCTGGACAACATCGAGTGGCACTTCATCGGCCCGATCCAGTCCAACAAGACCCGCGACATCGCCGGCCATTTCCACTGGGTGCACAGCGTCGACCGGCTCAAGATCGCCCGGCGGCTCAGCGAGCAGCGCCCCGCGGACAAACCGCCGCTCGATATCTGCCTGCAGGTCAACATCGACGACGAAGCCAGCAAGTCCGGCGTCGCCCTGGCGGACATCGACGCCCTGGCAGCCGACGTACTGGCCCTGCCCAACCTGCGCCTGCGCGGGCTGATGGCCATTCCCGATCCCGACCAGCCGGACGCCGACCTGCGGGCCAGCTTCCGGGCCCTGGCCGACAAACTGGCCGGGCTGCGCCAGGCCCATCCCGATGCCGCCGGCCTGGATACCCTGTCCATGGGCATGAGCGGTGACCTGGAGGCGGCCATTGCCGAGGGGGCCACCCTGGTGCGTGTGGGTACCGCCCTGTTCGGGGCCCGCGCCGCCTGA
- a CDS encoding dynamin family protein, with amino-acid sequence MHATGSLSHQVEAYHAWKKELIRQISRYRLWLQDNDLFSDDVSQRIRRGLELLIEDELTIAFVGEYSRGKTELINALFFSEYGQRILPSQAGRTTMCPTELFYDRSEGKDYLLLLPIETRREDISLQQLRKRQDRWQRIELDSSSPDAMREALAQVAQVKSVTPGEARDLGFEENMLEHDRKRPGYVLVPAWRNAQISIRHPLFERGLRILDTPGLNALGSEPELTISMLPNAHAVIFLLSADTGVTASDMTIWKEHIATEDADHRAGRFAVLNKIDVLWDDLQGPEHTEASITRVREYTADHLNIRPEDVIPVSAKQGLLARVQKNDALFERSCLPDLEKLIIHRILMHKEALITQSLINDLLGMLQNSQAAMQIRLDALREELEACSETHTDKEALKRLADRAQTDYDFYYKKLITLRSSRRLMQSQGDMLKDLVREERFEGYVEKVRQLLNKSWTTAGMNRAMNHFFELLENDFNNLLAEGHLAEKMVDSIYRRYNEDTRARHLEPIPLRAGRHVIAIRELRKKADRFRLNPKNMLTEQTLLIRRFFNVMVSEARTLHNRVRADVERWPQEALLPIMQYSMEQKQLLEHQIRRVRDSVRNERTLKEERQRLNDSIADLQRQLELADSMHRQIRKPAPTLIQQKVVNLSGIA; translated from the coding sequence ATGCACGCAACAGGAAGCTTGTCCCACCAGGTGGAGGCCTACCACGCCTGGAAGAAGGAACTGATCCGACAGATCTCCCGCTACCGTCTCTGGCTGCAGGACAACGACCTGTTTTCGGACGACGTCAGCCAGCGCATCCGGCGCGGTCTGGAACTGCTGATCGAGGACGAACTGACCATCGCCTTCGTCGGCGAGTATTCCCGGGGCAAGACCGAGCTGATCAACGCCCTGTTTTTCTCGGAGTACGGCCAGCGCATCCTGCCCTCCCAGGCCGGCCGCACCACCATGTGCCCGACCGAACTGTTCTACGACCGCAGCGAGGGCAAGGACTACCTGTTGCTGCTGCCCATCGAGACCCGCCGCGAAGACATCTCCCTGCAGCAGCTGCGCAAGCGCCAGGACCGCTGGCAGCGCATCGAGCTGGATTCCAGTTCCCCCGACGCCATGCGCGAAGCGCTGGCCCAGGTGGCGCAGGTCAAGAGCGTGACTCCGGGCGAGGCCCGCGATCTGGGCTTCGAAGAGAACATGCTGGAGCACGACCGCAAGCGCCCCGGCTACGTGCTGGTTCCGGCCTGGCGTAACGCCCAGATCAGCATTCGCCATCCGCTGTTCGAACGCGGGCTGCGCATCCTCGACACCCCGGGCCTGAACGCCCTGGGCTCCGAGCCCGAGCTGACCATCAGCATGCTGCCCAATGCCCACGCGGTGATTTTCCTGCTCAGCGCCGACACCGGCGTCACCGCCAGCGACATGACCATCTGGAAGGAGCACATCGCCACCGAAGATGCCGACCACCGCGCCGGCCGCTTCGCCGTGCTCAACAAGATCGACGTACTCTGGGACGACCTGCAGGGCCCCGAGCACACCGAGGCGTCCATCACCCGGGTGCGCGAGTACACCGCCGATCACCTCAACATCCGGCCCGAGGATGTGATCCCGGTCTCCGCCAAGCAGGGCCTGCTGGCCCGCGTGCAGAAAAACGACGCCCTGTTCGAGCGCAGCTGCCTGCCGGATCTGGAAAAACTGATCATCCACCGCATCCTGATGCATAAGGAAGCGCTGATCACCCAGAGCCTGATCAACGACCTGCTGGGCATGCTGCAGAACAGCCAGGCCGCCATGCAGATCCGCCTCGACGCCCTGCGCGAGGAGCTGGAGGCCTGCAGCGAAACCCACACCGACAAGGAAGCGCTCAAGCGCCTGGCCGACCGAGCCCAGACCGACTACGACTTCTATTACAAGAAGCTGATCACCCTGCGCTCCAGCCGCCGGCTGATGCAGTCCCAGGGCGACATGCTCAAGGACCTGGTGCGCGAGGAGCGCTTCGAGGGCTACGTCGAGAAAGTCCGCCAGTTGCTCAACAAGAGCTGGACCACCGCCGGCATGAACCGGGCGATGAACCATTTCTTCGAGCTGCTGGAGAACGACTTCAACAACCTGCTGGCCGAAGGCCACCTGGCCGAGAAGATGGTGGACTCCATCTACCGGCGCTACAACGAAGATACCCGCGCGCGGCACCTGGAGCCGATTCCCCTGCGCGCCGGGCGCCATGTGATCGCCATCCGCGAGCTGCGCAAGAAAGCGGACCGCTTCCGCCTCAACCCGAAGAACATGCTGACCGAACAGACCCTGCTGATCCGGCGCTTCTTCAACGTCATGGTCAGCGAGGCCCGCACCCTGCACAACCGGGTCCGCGCCGACGTGGAACGCTGGCCGCAGGAGGCCCTGCTGCCGATCATGCAGTACTCCATGGAACAGAAGCAGCTGCTGGAACACCAGATCCGCCGGGTACGCGACTCGGTCCGCAACGAGCGCACCCTGAAAGAGGAACGTCAGCGGTTGAACGACAGCATCGCCGACCTGCAGCGCCAACTGGAACTGGCCGACAGCATGCATCGCCAGATTCGCAAGCCGGCACCGACGCTGATCCAGCAAAAAGTGGTCAACCTGTCCGGCATCGCCTGA
- the hemW gene encoding radical SAM family heme chaperone HemW, with translation MTVPAATGPLPPLSLYVHVPWCVRKCPYCDFNSHATRGEIPEDAYLDALLEDLEADLPGVQGRPIETVFIGGGTPSLLSGDFYARLFERLSHHLDFAADAEITLEANPGTLEQGRFQAFRRAGINRLSLGIQSFDPGQLQTLGRIHDADAARAAITAAREAGFDNFNLDLMHGLPGQSIDQAMADLDAALAWQPPHLSWYQLTLEPNTEFYSRPPDLPDDDVLWDIYCAGRDKLEAHGFRSYEISAWSQPGRRARHNLNYWEFGDYLALGAGAHGKVTFADTGEIRRYWKTRQPDAYLNRLGSRTAGQQGIAREDQPLEFMMNALRLLDGVPEDMFVQRTGLPVREIAAILETLRSEGLLEPHRLQATPLGQRYLNSILERFLS, from the coding sequence ATGACCGTTCCGGCCGCCACAGGCCCATTGCCGCCACTGAGCCTCTACGTGCACGTCCCCTGGTGCGTGCGCAAATGCCCCTACTGCGACTTCAACTCCCACGCCACCCGGGGAGAGATTCCCGAGGACGCCTACCTGGACGCGCTGCTGGAGGATCTGGAGGCGGACCTGCCCGGCGTCCAGGGCCGGCCTATTGAGACGGTGTTCATCGGCGGCGGCACGCCCTCGCTGCTGTCCGGTGATTTCTACGCGCGGCTGTTCGAACGCCTGTCCCATCACCTGGATTTCGCCGCCGACGCCGAGATCACTCTGGAAGCCAACCCCGGCACCCTGGAGCAGGGGCGTTTCCAGGCCTTCCGACGCGCCGGTATCAACCGGTTGTCGCTGGGCATCCAGAGTTTCGATCCGGGCCAACTGCAGACCCTGGGGCGTATTCACGATGCCGACGCCGCCCGGGCCGCCATTACCGCCGCTCGCGAGGCTGGCTTCGATAACTTCAACCTGGACCTGATGCACGGCCTGCCGGGCCAGAGCATCGACCAGGCTATGGCCGATCTGGACGCGGCCCTGGCATGGCAGCCGCCGCACCTGTCCTGGTACCAGTTGACCCTGGAGCCCAACACCGAGTTCTACAGTCGCCCGCCGGACCTGCCGGACGACGACGTCCTGTGGGATATCTACTGCGCCGGGCGCGACAAGCTGGAAGCTCACGGCTTTCGCAGCTACGAAATTTCCGCCTGGAGCCAGCCGGGGCGCCGGGCCCGCCACAACCTCAACTACTGGGAGTTCGGTGATTACCTGGCCCTCGGCGCCGGCGCCCATGGCAAGGTCACCTTCGCCGACACCGGCGAGATCCGCCGCTACTGGAAGACCCGACAGCCGGACGCCTACCTCAACCGGCTGGGCAGCCGCACCGCCGGCCAACAGGGCATCGCACGGGAAGACCAGCCGCTGGAGTTCATGATGAACGCCCTGCGCCTGCTCGACGGGGTGCCGGAGGACATGTTCGTGCAACGAACGGGTTTACCAGTGCGTGAGATTGCTGCGATACTCGAAACCCTGCGCTCCGAGGGCCTGCTGGAGCCGCACCGGCTTCAGGCCACCCCTCTGGGACAGCGCTATCTCAACAGTATCCTGGAGCGATTTCTGTCATGA
- a CDS encoding DUF4426 domain-containing protein — translation MKTGIVFRLPLLAALAMLLSLAAPVQAAQFVQFGDYQVHYSVFPSSLLTPEVAAQYNIVRSKSIGVVNVSILKEGDHGRLKPVSGQVEGQVVNDIQQQRILGFRRINEGNAIYYIAEFQFIDGELLTFELEANAPGAPDTMPVRVAQTLLND, via the coding sequence ATGAAGACCGGCATCGTGTTCCGCCTCCCCCTGCTCGCCGCCCTGGCGATGCTGCTGAGCCTGGCCGCGCCGGTCCAGGCGGCCCAGTTCGTGCAGTTCGGCGACTACCAGGTGCACTACAGCGTCTTTCCCAGCAGTCTGCTGACGCCGGAGGTGGCCGCCCAGTACAACATCGTGCGCAGCAAGTCGATTGGCGTGGTCAACGTCAGCATCCTCAAGGAAGGCGACCACGGCCGGCTCAAGCCGGTGTCCGGTCAGGTGGAAGGCCAGGTGGTGAACGATATCCAGCAACAGCGCATCCTGGGTTTCCGGCGCATCAACGAAGGCAACGCCATCTATTACATCGCCGAGTTCCAGTTCATCGACGGCGAACTGCTGACCTTCGAACTGGAAGCGAATGCCCCTGGCGCTCCCGACACCATGCCCGTGCGGGTCGCCCAAACCCTGCTCAACGACTGA
- the metX gene encoding homoserine O-succinyltransferase MetX — MPDSLPPDSVGLVEPQTLHFPEPLTLACGQTLPEYDLVVETYGELNADASNAVLICHALSGHHHAAGYHSSDERKPGWWDSCIGPGKPIDTDRFFVVSLNNLGGCHGSTGPNSTNPETGRCYGPDFPVVTVRDWVDSQARLADRLGIQQWAAVVGGSLGGMQALQWSLSYPDRLRHAVAIASTPRLTAQNIAFNEVARKAITSDPDFHEGRYADHDTTPRRGLMLARMVGHITYLSDASMGEKFGRELREEAQKFGYDAEFQVESYLRYQGERFSETFDANTYLLMTRALDYFDPAREFDNDLAKALQHARCQFLVLSFSTDWRFTPERSEELVKAMIAARCRVSYAEIDAPWGHDAFLIPTPRYMDTFTAYMDRVAREVSA; from the coding sequence ATGCCCGATTCGCTGCCACCCGATTCCGTGGGCCTGGTTGAACCCCAGACCCTGCATTTCCCGGAGCCACTGACGCTCGCCTGTGGCCAGACCCTGCCAGAGTATGACCTGGTGGTGGAAACCTATGGTGAGCTGAACGCCGACGCCAGCAACGCGGTGCTCATCTGCCACGCCCTGAGCGGCCATCACCACGCCGCCGGCTACCACAGCAGCGACGAACGCAAACCCGGCTGGTGGGACAGCTGCATCGGCCCGGGCAAGCCCATCGACACCGATCGTTTCTTCGTAGTCAGTCTCAACAACCTGGGCGGCTGTCACGGCAGCACCGGCCCCAACTCGACCAACCCGGAAACCGGCCGCTGCTACGGCCCGGATTTCCCGGTGGTCACGGTGCGCGACTGGGTCGACAGCCAGGCGCGTCTGGCCGACCGCCTGGGCATCCAGCAGTGGGCCGCCGTCGTCGGCGGTTCGCTGGGCGGCATGCAGGCGTTGCAATGGAGCCTGAGCTACCCGGATCGCCTGCGCCATGCGGTGGCCATCGCCTCGACACCGCGCCTGACCGCGCAGAACATCGCCTTCAACGAAGTGGCCCGCAAGGCCATCACCTCCGACCCGGACTTCCACGAGGGCCGCTACGCCGACCACGACACAACCCCGCGCCGCGGGCTGATGCTGGCGCGCATGGTGGGGCATATCACCTACCTGTCGGACGCCTCCATGGGCGAGAAATTCGGGCGCGAGCTGCGCGAGGAAGCCCAGAAATTCGGTTACGACGCCGAGTTCCAGGTGGAAAGCTACCTGCGCTACCAGGGTGAGCGCTTCTCCGAGACCTTCGACGCCAACACCTACCTGCTGATGACCCGGGCCCTGGACTACTTCGATCCGGCCCGCGAGTTCGACAACGATCTGGCCAAGGCGCTGCAGCACGCCCGCTGCCAGTTCCTGGTGCTGTCGTTCAGCACCGACTGGCGCTTTACCCCGGAACGCTCCGAAGAGCTGGTCAAAGCCATGATCGCCGCCCGCTGCCGGGTCAGCTACGCCGAGATCGACGCACCCTGGGGCCACGACGCCTTCCTGATCCCGACGCCGCGCTACATGGACACCTTCACAGCCTACATGGACCGAGTCGCCCGGGAGGTCAGCGCATGA
- a CDS encoding type IV pilus twitching motility protein PilT, with translation MDITELLAFSAKQGASDLHLSAGLPPMIRVDGDVRRINLPPMEHKEVHSLIYDIMNDKQRKDYEEFLETDFSFEVPGVARFRVNAFNQNRGAGAVFRTIPSKVLTMEDLGMGQVFKDIASVPRGLVLVTGPTGSGKSTTLAAMLDYINDSRYEHILTIEDPIEFVHESKKCLLNQREVHRDTLGFNEALRSALREDPDIILVGELRDLETIRLALTAAETGHLVFGTLHTTSAAKTIDRVVDVFPAEEKSMVRSMLSESLQAVVSQALMKKVGGGRVAAHEIMIGTSAIRNLIREDKVAQMYSAIQTGGSLGMQTLDQCLLKMLQKGLITREAARSKAKMPDNF, from the coding sequence ATGGATATTACTGAACTCCTGGCCTTCTCGGCGAAACAGGGCGCGTCGGATTTGCACCTGTCTGCCGGGCTGCCTCCCATGATCCGTGTCGACGGGGACGTGCGCCGGATCAACCTGCCCCCCATGGAGCATAAAGAAGTCCATTCGCTGATCTACGACATCATGAACGATAAGCAGCGTAAGGACTACGAAGAATTCCTTGAGACAGACTTTTCCTTTGAGGTTCCCGGCGTCGCCCGTTTCCGGGTTAACGCCTTCAACCAGAATCGCGGCGCCGGCGCCGTGTTCCGGACCATCCCCTCCAAGGTCCTGACCATGGAAGACCTGGGCATGGGGCAGGTGTTCAAGGACATCGCCTCCGTGCCGCGTGGTCTGGTGCTGGTGACCGGGCCCACCGGTTCCGGTAAGTCGACGACCCTGGCGGCGATGCTCGACTACATCAACGATTCCCGCTACGAGCACATCCTCACCATCGAGGATCCGATCGAATTCGTGCACGAATCCAAAAAGTGCCTGCTCAACCAGCGGGAAGTCCACCGCGACACCCTGGGCTTCAACGAAGCGCTGCGTTCGGCCCTGCGGGAAGACCCGGACATCATCCTGGTCGGTGAGCTGCGGGACCTGGAAACCATTCGCCTGGCGCTGACCGCCGCCGAAACCGGTCACCTGGTGTTCGGCACCCTGCACACCACCTCCGCCGCCAAGACCATCGACCGGGTGGTCGACGTGTTCCCGGCGGAAGAGAAGTCCATGGTCCGCTCGATGCTGTCCGAATCCCTGCAGGCGGTGGTGTCCCAGGCCCTGATGAAGAAAGTGGGCGGTGGTCGTGTCGCGGCCCACGAAATCATGATCGGCACCTCGGCGATCCGGAACCTGATCCGTGAGGACAAGGTGGCGCAGATGTACTCCGCCATCCAGACCGGCGGCTCCCTGGGGATGCAGACCCTGGACCAGTGCCTGCTGAAGATGCTCCAGAAAGGTTTGATCACGCGGGAAGCGGCGCGGTCGAAAGCCAAGATGCCGGATAACTTCTGA
- the metW gene encoding methionine biosynthesis protein MetW — MRADLEIIEKWIQPESHVLDLGCGDGTLLDYLQREKNASGFGLEINPDHITTCMGRGVSVIEQDLDNQGLGNFQDQSFDVVLMTQALQAVRRPDVVLDEMLRLGRECIVTFPNFAYWRLRWYLMRRGRMPESETLPYKWYNTPNIHLCTFNDFETLCYRKNIRILNRTVVDSEHRYRWFNRLWPNMLGQIAIYRITR, encoded by the coding sequence ATGAGAGCCGATCTGGAAATCATCGAAAAGTGGATCCAGCCGGAAAGCCACGTGCTCGACCTGGGCTGCGGCGACGGTACCCTGCTGGACTACCTGCAGCGCGAGAAGAACGCCAGCGGGTTCGGCCTGGAAATCAATCCCGACCACATCACCACCTGCATGGGCCGGGGTGTGAGCGTGATCGAGCAGGACCTGGACAACCAGGGGCTGGGCAACTTCCAGGACCAGAGTTTCGACGTGGTGCTGATGACCCAGGCCCTGCAGGCCGTGCGCCGGCCGGACGTGGTGCTGGACGAGATGCTGCGTCTGGGTCGTGAGTGCATCGTCACCTTCCCCAACTTCGCCTACTGGCGCCTGCGCTGGTACCTGATGCGCCGTGGTCGCATGCCCGAGTCCGAGACCCTGCCATACAAGTGGTACAACACGCCCAATATCCATCTGTGCACCTTCAATGACTTCGAGACGCTCTGCTATCGTAAGAACATCCGGATTCTCAACCGCACCGTAGTGGACAGTGAACACCGCTACCGCTGGTTCAACCGGCTCTGGCCCAACATGCTCGGGCAAATCGCGATCTACCGGATTACCCGCTAG
- a CDS encoding PilT/PilU family type 4a pilus ATPase yields MEFEKLLRLMVEKGGSDLFITAGVPPSMKVNGKVLPVTKNALTPEQTRELVYGAMNDKQRAEFEETHECNFAISARGIGRFRVSAFFQRNLCGMVLRRIEVKIPQIDDLSLPDVIKDLAMTKRGLIIFVGATGTGKSTSLAAMIGHRNRNSRGHIISIEDPIEFVHQHQGCIVTQREVGIDTESFEVALKNTLRQAPDVILIGEVRTKQTMEYAVQFAETGHLCLATLHANNANQALDRIIQFFNPEQHNQIWMDLSLNLKAIVAQQLIPTPDGKGRRAVIEVLINSPLAQDMIRKGEVHKLKELMSKSTEGGMQTFDQALYRLYAEGSITYEDALAHADSANDLRLMIKLGADATDSDALSSTVDKLSIQND; encoded by the coding sequence ATGGAATTCGAAAAACTGCTGCGGCTGATGGTGGAGAAGGGGGGATCGGACCTCTTTATCACGGCGGGGGTGCCGCCCAGCATGAAGGTCAACGGCAAGGTGCTGCCGGTGACCAAGAACGCGCTGACGCCGGAACAGACCCGTGAACTGGTCTACGGCGCGATGAACGACAAGCAGCGCGCGGAGTTCGAGGAAACCCACGAGTGCAACTTCGCCATCAGTGCCCGCGGCATCGGCCGTTTCCGGGTCAGCGCCTTCTTCCAGCGCAACCTGTGCGGCATGGTGCTGCGTCGCATCGAGGTGAAGATCCCGCAGATCGACGACCTGTCGCTGCCGGACGTCATCAAGGATCTGGCCATGACCAAGCGCGGCCTGATCATTTTCGTGGGGGCCACCGGTACCGGTAAGTCTACATCCCTGGCGGCGATGATCGGCCACCGCAACCGCAACTCCCGGGGCCACATCATTTCCATCGAGGACCCGATCGAATTCGTCCACCAGCACCAGGGTTGCATCGTCACCCAGCGCGAGGTGGGGATCGACACGGAGAGCTTCGAGGTCGCCCTGAAGAACACCCTGCGGCAGGCGCCGGATGTGATCCTGATCGGTGAGGTGCGGACCAAGCAGACCATGGAGTACGCGGTGCAGTTCGCGGAAACCGGTCACCTGTGCCTGGCCACCCTGCACGCCAACAACGCCAACCAGGCGCTGGACCGGATCATCCAGTTCTTCAATCCCGAGCAGCACAACCAGATCTGGATGGACCTGTCCCTCAACCTCAAGGCCATCGTGGCCCAGCAGCTGATTCCCACGCCGGACGGCAAGGGGCGGCGCGCGGTCATCGAAGTGCTGATCAACAGCCCGCTGGCCCAGGACATGATCCGCAAGGGCGAGGTGCACAAGCTCAAGGAACTGATGTCCAAGTCCACGGAAGGCGGCATGCAGACCTTCGACCAGGCGCTGTACCGGCTCTATGCCGAGGGCTCGATCACCTACGAAGACGCCCTGGCGCATGCCGACTCCGCCAACGATCTGCGTCTGATGATCAAGCTGGGGGCCGATGCCACCGATTCCGACGCACTGTCGTCCACTGTCGACAAGCTCTCGATCCAGAACGATTAA
- the rdgB gene encoding RdgB/HAM1 family non-canonical purine NTP pyrophosphatase: MTQQRLVLASNNAGKIRELGDLLAPLDWTVEAQGALGVPEAEEPAVTFVENALLKARNAAHHTGLPALADDSGLAVDALGGAPGVRSARYAGADASDQDNIDRLLADLTDVPEKQRGAQFHCVLVYLRHADDPTPLICHGIWPGRILAEQRGVGGFGYDPVFWAPETGCSAAELDRSEKGRISHRGRALNQLMEQLRAQARP; this comes from the coding sequence ATGACGCAACAACGACTGGTCCTGGCCAGCAACAACGCCGGCAAGATCCGTGAACTGGGCGACCTGCTCGCGCCGCTCGACTGGACGGTCGAGGCCCAGGGCGCATTGGGTGTCCCGGAAGCCGAAGAGCCGGCGGTGACCTTCGTCGAGAATGCCCTGCTCAAGGCCCGCAACGCCGCCCACCACACCGGCCTGCCCGCCCTGGCGGACGATTCCGGCCTGGCCGTGGACGCCCTCGGCGGCGCCCCGGGCGTGCGCTCGGCCCGTTACGCCGGCGCCGACGCCAGTGACCAGGACAACATCGACCGCCTGCTGGCCGATCTCACGGACGTGCCCGAAAAGCAGCGCGGCGCCCAGTTCCACTGCGTGCTGGTCTACCTGCGCCACGCCGACGATCCGACGCCGCTGATCTGCCACGGCATCTGGCCTGGCCGCATCCTGGCCGAACAACGCGGCGTCGGCGGCTTTGGTTACGACCCGGTGTTCTGGGCACCCGAGACCGGCTGCAGCGCCGCCGAGCTGGACCGCAGCGAGAAAGGACGCATCAGTCACCGCGGCCGCGCCCTCAACCAGCTGATGGAACAGCTCCGCGCGCAAGCCCGACCATGA